Proteins from a single region of Candidatus Omnitrophota bacterium:
- a CDS encoding choloylglycine hydrolase family protein, translating into MKRHMCSVVLALVAYICSFIGPVTAYACTGILGRAEDGSCVFARTLEFGTDFVSYDLIIVPREYAYRGQTPSGEPGLAWKTEYAHVGFNPFGQPLVGDGINEKGLACGAFFFPGYAGYQDVQEEDLSEAISCLDLVSWILGTCANVADVRERLPGIKVTGVKIPEWGFVPPLHYMVADSTGDAAIIEYVGGQLNIHDNEVNVITNSPDYVWHTTNLRNYIGLRPGNDPSVKINTLELEQFGQGTGAIGLPGDFSSPSRFVRAVFFTSTACPGKDADEEVGNAFRILNQFDIPKGSVRGEEAGKKMYDTTQWTSAADLSGLRYFYHTYNDRSVRVVDMKELDLNAKDIKTIKDVQEPGSARDVSHKFK; encoded by the coding sequence ATGAAAAGACATATGTGTTCTGTGGTGCTGGCGCTGGTCGCGTATATATGCTCTTTTATCGGGCCTGTCACGGCGTATGCCTGTACCGGTATACTGGGCCGTGCGGAAGACGGGAGCTGCGTATTCGCGCGTACACTTGAGTTTGGTACGGATTTTGTCTCTTACGACCTTATTATCGTGCCGAGGGAGTACGCGTATCGTGGCCAGACGCCTTCGGGAGAGCCTGGCCTGGCCTGGAAGACGGAATACGCGCATGTCGGGTTCAACCCGTTCGGGCAGCCGCTTGTCGGGGACGGGATCAATGAGAAAGGACTGGCCTGCGGCGCTTTCTTTTTTCCTGGATACGCGGGATACCAGGATGTTCAGGAAGAGGACCTTTCGGAGGCCATATCGTGCCTGGACCTGGTGTCGTGGATACTTGGGACATGCGCGAACGTAGCCGATGTTCGTGAGCGTCTTCCCGGGATAAAAGTAACCGGGGTCAAGATACCCGAGTGGGGTTTTGTGCCTCCGCTGCATTACATGGTGGCTGATAGTACGGGTGACGCGGCTATCATTGAGTATGTCGGCGGACAGCTCAATATACACGATAACGAAGTGAACGTAATAACGAACTCACCCGACTATGTGTGGCATACGACGAACCTGAGGAATTACATAGGGCTGAGGCCGGGCAACGACCCTTCCGTAAAGATAAACACTTTGGAGTTGGAACAGTTCGGGCAGGGTACCGGAGCGATAGGCCTTCCCGGGGATTTTTCTTCCCCGTCACGTTTTGTGCGGGCTGTGTTCTTTACAAGTACCGCATGCCCGGGGAAGGATGCCGACGAGGAAGTTGGGAACGCTTTCCGCATACTGAACCAGTTCGATATACCGAAAGGTTCCGTGAGGGGGGAAGAGGCGGGTAAAAAGATGTACGATACCACCCAGTGGACCAGCGCGGCGGACCTTTCCGGCCTCAGGTATTTCTACCATACCTACAACGACCGAAGTGTACGCGTGGTGGACATGAAGGAACTGGACCTGAACGCTAAGGACATAAAGACCATCAAGGACGTGCAGGAACCCGGTTCCGCCAGGGACGTTTCCCACAAGTTCAAATAA
- a CDS encoding 2-oxoacid:acceptor oxidoreductase family protein has product MGTERKTVNVLFYGIGGQGVLTAAEVCALAAMLDGYHVKKSEVKGMAQRGGSVESYVRFGSRVYSPLPLPGESDVIVCLHEEEYARMKDQLKPQGVDLFPYLAEAAEAVGDKKLFLNTYMLGVLSSFLDIKESSWLEALARKFKKEREQNRMFFLKGRAKRTGHDI; this is encoded by the coding sequence ATGGGAACGGAAAGGAAAACGGTTAACGTGTTGTTCTATGGCATAGGAGGACAAGGTGTCCTTACCGCCGCGGAGGTGTGCGCGTTAGCTGCTATGCTGGACGGGTACCATGTAAAAAAATCCGAGGTCAAAGGCATGGCCCAGCGCGGCGGATCGGTGGAGTCCTATGTGCGTTTCGGCAGCAGGGTGTATTCGCCGTTGCCTCTTCCTGGCGAAAGTGATGTCATCGTGTGCCTGCATGAGGAAGAATACGCGAGGATGAAGGACCAGTTAAAACCGCAAGGCGTGGACCTTTTTCCGTACCTGGCAGAAGCGGCCGAAGCCGTTGGGGACAAAAAACTGTTCCTTAATACCTATATGCTCGGGGTCTTGTCGTCCTTCCTGGATATCAAGGAGTCCAGCTGGCTGGAGGCCCTGGCACGGAAATTCAAGAAAGAGCGGGAACAGAACCGCATGTTCTTCTTAAAGGGGAGGGCGAAAAGGACCGGCCATGATATATAG
- a CDS encoding bile acid:sodium symporter family protein has protein sequence MGGFLRIYTKYMAVWVAICGLAAYLYPGPFVAMRGWMDVFFAMTMSGIGCVLDMDDFKKIAKTPQVVAIGSVMQFTLMPLGAFFISKILGLPPEISLGLILTGAAPGAMASNVMSYVAKADVAYSVSLTTVSTLLTPVMTPLLTYLLAHSMFRVDFWGMFASIIKMVIAPLALGLFLKYRFTGVIKRIEPVFPAISVTFIIFICSLVIALNKEFLVMLTGAVMAGVLLLNLWGMSSGYAIAKAFKMSVPRRRTLAIEIGMQNAGLGTVLALKHFDERTAIPAACFVFVCIFTAAVLAEIWGRARV, from the coding sequence ATGGGTGGGTTCCTGAGGATATACACGAAATACATGGCGGTATGGGTAGCCATATGCGGCCTGGCGGCGTATCTCTATCCCGGCCCTTTTGTGGCTATGCGCGGATGGATGGACGTGTTCTTCGCGATGACGATGTCGGGTATAGGCTGCGTGCTTGACATGGATGACTTCAAGAAGATCGCCAAAACCCCGCAGGTCGTGGCCATAGGCTCGGTCATGCAGTTCACCCTGATGCCCCTTGGCGCGTTCTTCATATCGAAGATCCTGGGCCTTCCGCCGGAGATATCGCTCGGGCTTATATTGACGGGTGCCGCGCCGGGCGCCATGGCAAGTAACGTGATGAGCTACGTGGCTAAGGCCGATGTGGCGTATTCTGTTAGTTTGACGACCGTTTCCACTTTGCTGACGCCAGTAATGACGCCGCTACTCACGTATCTTCTCGCGCATTCCATGTTCAGGGTGGATTTTTGGGGGATGTTCGCGAGCATTATCAAGATGGTCATCGCGCCGCTTGCGCTCGGCCTTTTCCTGAAATACAGGTTCACCGGCGTCATAAAGAGAATAGAGCCGGTGTTCCCGGCGATATCCGTTACTTTCATCATATTCATTTGCTCACTGGTCATCGCGCTTAACAAGGAATTCCTTGTCATGCTCACGGGGGCCGTCATGGCCGGCGTGTTGCTTCTTAACCTTTGGGGTATGTCTTCCGGCTATGCTATAGCGAAAGCGTTCAAGATGAGCGTACCTCGCAGGAGAACGCTCGCGATAGAGATAGGCATGCAGAACGCGGGACTCGGCACGGTGCTCGCGCTCAAACATTTCGATGAACGTACGGCAATACCAGCGGCGTGTTTCGTTTTCGTATGCATCTTCACTGCCGCCGTCCTGGCCGAGATATGGGGCAGGGCCCGGGTGTGA
- a CDS encoding cation transporter: MNTNREQDVLTFSACGALFFALLALIWGVLAKSQMIMFDGVYSFISLVMTGMYFYAAKSIAAGRDENFPFGKSQLEPMVIVVQSVILLVICTRAFTSATVSLFSSGQETNSLSGMAYAFIGVVGCFACWSYIARTGRMKAPGSELLKTQASQWRMDTLLSFAVLVGFFIGYLIQRAGYGHYSPYVDPLMVMIAVLFFVREPLVSLIRGIRGMLIMAPEKEIYGLSKKAVLEIARKAGFDDAVVRLARSGRELIYEVYFVAKDPESSYSVGRMDDIRNEVASRLHEIFDNPLWLNVSFAHYRSSTYIKGEEWTVPG; encoded by the coding sequence GTGAACACGAACCGTGAACAGGATGTATTAACGTTCTCCGCCTGCGGGGCGCTGTTCTTCGCGCTTCTTGCCCTGATATGGGGCGTGTTGGCTAAGTCCCAGATGATAATGTTCGACGGGGTTTATTCGTTCATTAGCCTCGTTATGACCGGGATGTATTTTTACGCCGCCAAAAGTATCGCCGCGGGCAGGGACGAGAACTTCCCGTTCGGTAAATCGCAGCTTGAGCCCATGGTGATAGTGGTACAATCGGTGATACTGCTCGTTATATGCACCAGGGCGTTCACCAGCGCCACCGTTTCGCTGTTCTCAAGCGGCCAGGAGACCAATAGCCTGTCCGGTATGGCATACGCTTTCATCGGAGTGGTAGGGTGTTTTGCCTGTTGGTCATATATCGCTCGTACCGGGAGGATGAAAGCTCCCGGTTCGGAACTCCTCAAGACCCAGGCCTCGCAATGGCGCATGGACACGTTACTCAGTTTCGCGGTGCTCGTGGGGTTCTTCATCGGGTACCTTATACAGCGCGCCGGATACGGGCACTACTCGCCGTACGTTGACCCCCTCATGGTGATGATAGCGGTACTTTTCTTCGTAAGGGAGCCTTTGGTCTCGCTTATCCGGGGAATAAGGGGGATGCTCATCATGGCGCCCGAGAAGGAGATATACGGTCTTTCGAAAAAAGCGGTGCTTGAGATAGCCCGGAAAGCCGGGTTTGATGACGCTGTAGTACGCCTGGCCCGGTCCGGGCGCGAGCTTATTTACGAAGTGTACTTTGTCGCCAAAGATCCGGAAAGTTCTTACTCGGTAGGCAGGATGGACGATATCCGTAACGAGGTCGCTTCACGCCTTCATGAAATATTCGATAATCCGTTATGGCTGAACGTGTCTTTCGCGCATTACAGAAGTTCAACTTATATAAAGGGGGAGGAATGGACGGTTCCAGGATAA
- a CDS encoding proline iminopeptidase-family hydrolase: protein MRDGYIETRNGRIWYSVYGEGTRGTPLLVLHGGPGFLSMPEVVSELSDTRPVYFYDQLGCGRSGRATDRSFYSVEHYVDELAQIREFLKLGEVYLMGFSWGTMLACSYMLEKKPEGVKGLILCGPYLSSPRWHDDQRAYIEQMPPDMKSAIKDAERAGDYGKRYQDAVMSYYHRHVCRLDPWPEYLQEALSELNMDVYLTMWGPSEFTINGALKDRDLMGRLNEIKAPVLLVSGEHDEAAAGTVAEYREAFPDSDMIVIPDASHLHHLEKPELFLKTVRDFLERTGR from the coding sequence ATGCGAGACGGATATATCGAGACAAGGAATGGCAGGATCTGGTACTCTGTCTACGGGGAGGGCACCAGGGGAACTCCTTTACTTGTTCTGCATGGAGGCCCGGGATTCCTGAGCATGCCCGAGGTCGTCAGCGAACTTTCTGACACGCGCCCGGTGTATTTTTATGACCAACTGGGGTGCGGCCGGAGCGGCAGGGCTACTGACAGGTCCTTCTATTCCGTCGAGCATTACGTGGACGAACTCGCGCAGATACGCGAATTTCTCAAGCTTGGAGAGGTGTATCTCATGGGCTTTTCCTGGGGGACGATGCTCGCGTGTTCGTATATGCTGGAGAAGAAGCCAGAAGGAGTAAAGGGGCTCATACTGTGCGGGCCCTATCTCAGCTCACCCCGCTGGCATGACGACCAGAGGGCGTATATCGAACAGATGCCGCCCGACATGAAAAGCGCCATAAAGGACGCGGAACGCGCCGGGGATTACGGGAAGAGGTACCAGGACGCCGTAATGAGCTATTACCACCGGCATGTCTGCCGGCTCGACCCATGGCCCGAATACCTCCAGGAAGCGTTATCGGAACTTAACATGGATGTCTATCTTACCATGTGGGGACCCAGTGAATTTACCATAAACGGGGCACTCAAGGACCGTGACCTTATGGGCCGTCTTAACGAGATAAAAGCGCCTGTACTTCTTGTTTCAGGCGAGCATGACGAGGCCGCGGCAGGGACTGTCGCGGAATACCGCGAGGCTTTTCCCGACTCCGACATGATCGTTATCCCGGACGCTTCGCACCTGCACCACCTGGAAAAGCCGGAATTGTTCTTAAAGACCGTGAGGGATTTTCTGGAAAGAACTGGCCGTTAG
- a CDS encoding phenylacetate--CoA ligase — MIYSEQVECLGAGELKELQSERLRSFIERVHGQSPFYRGKMDGAGVSPGDIRSIDDIVKLPFTVKEDLRDHYPFGLFSGPLADIQEIHVSSGTTGNPTVVGYSRQDIELWSDVIARSLCCAGAVPGDMIQIAYGYGLFTGGLGLHYGSLKLGLTVIPCSSGQTKRQLKILRDFKPRILACTPSYALYMAETARELGLSTRDSSWEIGIFGAEPWSEAMRKEIERVWDIRAIDIYGLSEIIGPGVACECHCKKGLHVPSDVFYPEVVDPKTLEPLPPRCPGELVVTPITKVGMPLIRYRTRDIVTIDHVPCGCGRTSPRISKVLGRTDDMIIVRGINVFPSQVEEVLLTVEGTQPHYQLIIDREKNGMDRLEVLVEVEEAFFSDEVKQLQNFEHRIAREIETTLGVNVKVHLVEPRTIERSEGKTKRVIDKRAI, encoded by the coding sequence ATGATATATAGCGAACAAGTCGAATGTCTTGGGGCGGGGGAACTTAAGGAGCTCCAAAGCGAACGGTTGAGGTCTTTTATCGAGAGGGTCCACGGGCAGTCGCCTTTTTACCGGGGAAAGATGGATGGGGCCGGGGTGTCCCCCGGGGACATCCGCTCTATCGACGATATCGTCAAATTGCCGTTCACGGTGAAAGAGGACCTGCGGGACCATTACCCGTTCGGGCTTTTTTCGGGGCCGCTCGCGGATATCCAGGAGATACATGTTTCAAGCGGGACCACCGGCAACCCTACTGTAGTGGGTTACTCGCGGCAGGATATAGAACTGTGGTCGGACGTGATAGCGCGGTCCTTATGTTGCGCCGGGGCGGTACCCGGGGACATGATACAGATAGCGTACGGGTACGGTCTTTTCACGGGGGGATTAGGGCTGCATTACGGGAGCCTGAAACTCGGGCTTACTGTGATACCCTGTTCTTCCGGGCAGACCAAGCGTCAGCTGAAGATATTGAGGGATTTCAAACCCAGGATACTGGCCTGCACGCCTTCTTACGCTTTGTACATGGCCGAAACGGCCAGGGAGCTTGGCCTTTCGACCAGGGACAGCAGCTGGGAGATAGGGATATTCGGCGCTGAACCGTGGAGCGAGGCGATGCGCAAGGAAATAGAGCGAGTTTGGGATATCCGGGCGATAGATATCTATGGTCTGTCGGAGATAATCGGCCCGGGGGTGGCGTGTGAATGCCATTGTAAAAAAGGCCTGCACGTGCCGTCGGATGTTTTTTATCCCGAGGTCGTGGACCCCAAGACCCTTGAGCCCCTTCCACCACGATGCCCGGGAGAGCTTGTCGTGACCCCGATCACGAAGGTCGGGATGCCGCTTATCCGGTATCGAACGCGTGATATCGTTACCATAGACCATGTGCCGTGCGGTTGCGGACGTACGTCGCCGCGGATAAGCAAAGTGCTGGGAAGGACCGATGACATGATCATCGTACGCGGCATTAACGTTTTCCCCTCGCAGGTCGAGGAGGTCCTCCTGACCGTTGAAGGTACCCAGCCGCATTACCAGCTTATCATCGATCGTGAAAAGAACGGGATGGACCGGTTAGAGGTATTGGTAGAGGTGGAGGAAGCGTTCTTTTCCGATGAGGTGAAACAACTCCAGAATTTCGAGCATCGTATCGCCAGGGAAATAGAAACGACCCTGGGCGTTAACGTAAAGGTCCATCTTGTGGAGCCCCGGACGATAGAGAGAAGTGAGGGGAAAACCAAGCGCGTTATAGACAAAAGGGCTATTTAA
- a CDS encoding SpoIIE family protein phosphatase, whose product MNPIHNFFGKFRMKIMLAFVSAMTVVCLASGFVIYRYASGSMIEGLRTNLMDIAELAALTVDADTVMSIPLDPGSENSSVYKELEKGLNSIQQVTPSIKYIYIFRKDPSRPGWLRFVVDIDTAKGAARPGDGYDASNIPELLNGFTEPSADKAISGDKWGMFLSGYAPILDSAGRSVAVLGVDMTAEDVYKIQDYIKRYLLLTLVFGVVLSLLLAVLVSGGVAGKVRELKEGFRRVSSGELDHTVKVKGRDELSDLAEYFNKMSVDLAAYIEKLKKTTADKERLLSELNIAKNIQQNFLPDPAPAVPGVDVFAMTIPARVVGGDFYDFVPISGNKWGIVIADVSGKGVPAALFVALSLAFIRSNVSLFDAPDLMIKNANSRLIELPRSNMFETIFYGVLDAGSRTLNYVNAGHNPPVIISADGGGTVLLESQTCPMGLDPEMTVDSEVRHMKKGDIIAFYTDGVTEAMNQDREEYGLERLEQTLKKHTALSAKDIIQRVEADITDFARGAPQHDDMTMIVVKMN is encoded by the coding sequence ATGAATCCAATCCATAATTTTTTCGGCAAGTTCAGGATGAAGATCATGCTTGCTTTTGTTTCCGCCATGACCGTGGTCTGTCTCGCGTCGGGTTTCGTTATCTATCGTTACGCTTCCGGGTCCATGATAGAAGGTTTAAGGACTAACCTGATGGATATAGCGGAGCTCGCCGCGCTTACGGTCGACGCGGATACGGTCATGTCCATCCCGCTCGATCCCGGATCTGAGAACAGTTCTGTTTATAAAGAGCTGGAAAAGGGCCTCAATTCAATACAGCAGGTAACGCCATCCATCAAATATATCTACATATTCAGGAAAGACCCATCCAGGCCCGGCTGGCTGCGGTTCGTGGTCGATATCGATACCGCGAAAGGCGCGGCCCGGCCCGGAGATGGATATGACGCGTCGAACATCCCCGAACTCCTGAACGGGTTCACGGAGCCTTCCGCCGATAAGGCGATAAGCGGCGACAAATGGGGCATGTTCCTTTCGGGATACGCGCCTATTTTAGATAGCGCGGGAAGGTCCGTGGCGGTGCTCGGTGTGGATATGACGGCTGAGGACGTCTATAAGATACAGGATTACATAAAAAGATACCTGCTATTGACCCTTGTTTTCGGAGTGGTGCTTTCCCTGTTATTGGCCGTTCTCGTGAGTGGGGGCGTCGCGGGAAAGGTCAGGGAACTTAAGGAGGGGTTCCGTCGGGTATCTTCAGGAGAGCTTGACCACACTGTTAAGGTGAAGGGGCGCGATGAACTGTCGGACCTCGCGGAGTACTTCAACAAGATGTCGGTCGATCTGGCGGCGTATATCGAAAAACTCAAGAAGACCACGGCGGATAAAGAACGGTTGTTAAGTGAACTTAACATAGCGAAGAACATACAGCAGAATTTTCTTCCTGATCCCGCTCCGGCCGTGCCGGGAGTGGATGTTTTCGCCATGACCATCCCGGCCAGGGTGGTAGGTGGTGATTTCTACGATTTCGTGCCGATAAGCGGGAACAAATGGGGTATCGTCATAGCGGATGTATCCGGCAAAGGCGTTCCCGCGGCGCTTTTCGTGGCTCTTTCCCTGGCGTTCATCAGGTCGAACGTGTCCTTGTTCGACGCCCCGGACCTTATGATAAAGAACGCTAATTCCAGGTTGATAGAACTGCCAAGGAGCAATATGTTCGAGACTATCTTTTACGGGGTCCTTGATGCAGGCAGCAGGACGTTGAACTACGTGAACGCCGGGCATAATCCTCCCGTTATAATAAGCGCTGACGGCGGGGGAACGGTACTATTGGAATCCCAGACGTGTCCTATGGGCCTGGACCCGGAAATGACCGTGGATAGCGAGGTCCGGCACATGAAAAAAGGGGATATCATCGCTTTTTATACCGACGGCGTGACGGAAGCCATGAACCAGGATAGGGAGGAATACGGATTGGAAAGGCTGGAACAGACGCTGAAAAAACATACCGCGCTCAGCGCTAAGGATATAATCCAGAGGGTCGAAGCGGATATAACTGATTTCGCGCGCGGCGCGCCGCAGCACGACGACATGACGATGATCGTGGTAAAGATGAACTGA
- a CDS encoding thiamine pyrophosphate-dependent enzyme, with protein MPNEQEEVFLSGNEAVAWGAWAAGISFASAYPGTPSTEILETLGTFKDLEAQWAVNEKVAYEAAFGASLAGRRALTACKHVGLNVAMDPLMTTAYSGVNGGLVVVVADDPGMHSSQNEQDTRRVAPYAKVPLLEPSSPSEAYSFIQQAFDISEEFDVPVMLRLTTRISHTKESFRTSSNREPARRELRKDPRKYVMIPAHARPRHTDLEKRLSALRALSERTSLNRMELNDRKIGFITSGVSALYAKEVYPDASFLTLGMTFPFPVDLARAFAREVETLYVIEELEPFLEEKLRQESISVTGKKPSWVCGELSPAAVRDIVEGRDRPPSAGRARRPLLCPGCPHRPAFYSLKKSGVYVTGDIGCYTLGALEPLAALHTQTCMGASIPFFEGAGKMQDGQKVVAVIGDSTFIHTGVSGLISAAYNGAKGVVIIMDNSITAMTGGQQNPATGVTLQGKETKRLSLEKLCAAAGADQVDVIDPFDIDGFRRLLELRLGQDSLSVIITRSPCKMIDRSRGPAAAIDPEKCRKCRQCLLLDCPAIIEGDDGGISVNSSLCVGCGLCRKVCKFGAISPAGGE; from the coding sequence ATGCCTAACGAACAGGAAGAAGTTTTTTTATCAGGTAACGAAGCGGTGGCCTGGGGGGCCTGGGCGGCGGGTATCTCGTTCGCTTCCGCCTACCCCGGTACGCCTTCGACCGAGATATTAGAGACCCTGGGGACATTTAAGGACCTGGAGGCGCAATGGGCGGTCAATGAAAAGGTCGCCTATGAAGCGGCTTTCGGGGCAAGCCTGGCGGGGCGTCGCGCGTTAACGGCATGTAAACATGTCGGTTTGAACGTGGCCATGGACCCTTTGATGACGACTGCGTATAGCGGCGTTAACGGGGGGCTGGTCGTCGTGGTCGCGGATGATCCCGGCATGCATTCCTCCCAGAACGAACAGGATACGCGCCGTGTGGCTCCTTACGCGAAGGTGCCGCTATTGGAACCATCCAGCCCGTCCGAAGCGTATTCATTCATACAGCAGGCGTTCGATATCAGCGAAGAGTTCGACGTCCCGGTCATGTTGCGCCTGACGACACGTATATCACATACAAAAGAATCTTTCAGGACATCCTCGAACCGTGAACCCGCGCGCCGGGAGCTGCGTAAGGATCCAAGGAAATACGTCATGATACCGGCACACGCGCGGCCAAGGCATACTGATCTGGAGAAGCGGTTGTCGGCGTTACGCGCTCTTTCCGAGAGGACATCGCTCAACAGGATGGAACTGAACGACCGCAAGATAGGTTTTATCACCAGCGGGGTATCGGCGCTCTACGCGAAAGAAGTATATCCCGACGCGTCATTCCTGACGTTGGGCATGACGTTCCCGTTCCCGGTTGACCTGGCCAGGGCTTTCGCGCGGGAAGTGGAGACGCTTTATGTAATTGAGGAATTGGAACCTTTTCTTGAGGAAAAGCTCAGGCAGGAAAGTATCAGCGTTACAGGGAAAAAACCGTCATGGGTATGCGGGGAATTAAGCCCGGCCGCGGTCAGGGATATCGTAGAAGGCAGGGACAGGCCGCCTTCTGCGGGGAGGGCCCGCCGACCGTTATTATGCCCGGGATGCCCCCATCGCCCGGCGTTCTATTCCCTGAAGAAGTCGGGTGTTTACGTGACCGGGGATATAGGGTGTTATACCTTGGGCGCGCTGGAACCTTTAGCCGCGCTCCATACCCAGACCTGCATGGGCGCCAGCATTCCGTTCTTTGAGGGCGCGGGTAAGATGCAGGACGGGCAAAAGGTGGTCGCCGTTATCGGCGATTCCACGTTCATACATACGGGTGTCAGCGGGCTGATAAGCGCCGCGTACAATGGAGCCAAAGGTGTTGTCATCATCATGGACAATTCGATCACGGCGATGACCGGCGGGCAGCAGAACCCCGCGACTGGCGTGACCCTGCAGGGGAAAGAGACGAAGAGACTATCCCTTGAAAAGCTTTGCGCCGCGGCCGGGGCCGACCAGGTCGACGTGATAGACCCATTTGATATCGACGGGTTCAGGCGCCTTCTGGAGCTCAGGCTTGGGCAGGACAGCCTTTCGGTGATCATCACGCGTTCTCCCTGTAAGATGATAGACCGTTCGCGCGGGCCTGCCGCCGCGATCGACCCGGAGAAATGCAGAAAATGCCGTCAATGCCTGTTGTTGGATTGCCCCGCGATAATAGAAGGTGATGACGGGGGTATAAGCGTGAACAGTTCCCTGTGTGTGGGATGCGGATTGTGCCGGAAGGTGTGCAAGTTCGGGGCGATCTCTCCTGCCGGAGGGGAATAA
- a CDS encoding transposase, which translates to MPRIPRIYIDNVCYHIMARGTQKNKVFMSSDDRSTYLELLLRAKRKYRISVYAYCLMPNHVHLLVEPPEPYKISKFMHWLNRGYSTYFNVKYGKYGHLWQGRFRSKPILKGDYLLQCASYIEANPIRSNLSNNLHEYHWSSYKERCTFGDMNILDGMKPSI; encoded by the coding sequence ATGCCACGCATCCCAAGAATATACATAGACAATGTCTGCTATCATATCATGGCCAGGGGCACACAGAAGAACAAGGTATTTATGAGTAGTGATGACCGTTCAACCTATCTGGAGCTTTTATTAAGAGCAAAACGCAAATACAGGATATCCGTCTATGCTTACTGTCTTATGCCTAACCATGTACACCTGCTGGTCGAGCCACCTGAACCTTATAAAATATCCAAATTCATGCACTGGCTAAACCGAGGATATAGTACTTATTTCAACGTCAAATACGGAAAATATGGGCATCTTTGGCAGGGGCGCTTCAGGAGTAAACCCATATTAAAGGGTGATTATCTCTTACAATGCGCCTCATATATAGAGGCTAACCCGATCCGCAGCAACTTATCGAATAATCTGCATGAATATCATTGGAGCAGCTACAAAGAGCGTTGCACATTCGGCGACATGAATATCCTGGATGGAATGAAACCAAGCATATAG
- a CDS encoding lipid-binding SYLF domain-containing protein — MKVAKIAKIALCVVMALAFSMGTPAYAVTAADIDAGVKISLDKLEKIDGGDTVINGAKGMLVFPSVFKAAIGFGGEYGEGALIEAGQTDGYYSTAAASFGLQLGGQKKTIIIAFMTDDALNNFKKSEGWKIGADASVAVIAIGAGTQISSAISNKPIVAFVFDEKGLMYDLSINGAKVTKITR, encoded by the coding sequence ATGAAAGTGGCGAAGATAGCGAAAATAGCATTATGTGTAGTGATGGCATTGGCGTTCTCGATGGGAACACCCGCGTATGCCGTTACCGCGGCGGATATCGACGCCGGGGTCAAGATATCCCTGGATAAGCTTGAGAAGATAGACGGTGGCGATACGGTGATAAACGGCGCCAAGGGTATGCTCGTGTTCCCGAGCGTGTTCAAGGCGGCTATAGGTTTCGGCGGTGAGTACGGCGAAGGCGCGCTTATCGAGGCGGGGCAGACGGACGGTTATTACAGCACGGCGGCGGCTTCGTTCGGCCTGCAGCTCGGCGGCCAGAAAAAGACCATCATAATCGCGTTCATGACCGATGACGCCCTGAATAATTTCAAGAAAAGCGAAGGATGGAAGATAGGCGCGGACGCGTCGGTCGCGGTGATAGCGATAGGCGCGGGCACCCAGATCAGCAGCGCGATATCCAACAAACCTATTGTCGCGTTCGTGTTCGATGAAAAAGGCCTTATGTACGACCTCAGCATCAACGGCGCGAAGGTCACGAAGATCACAAGATAG
- a CDS encoding hotdog fold thioesterase, with amino-acid sequence MPADNSALRDKFAEHLAIEVISVREGYAKVRLKVRPHHLNGAEMAHGGLIFSLSDYAFALAANAGEDSGLAISSNIHFIKAARLDDELYAEAELVSRSRRLGTYRMNVVDKDGVLMATSQSMAYFKQGPAARDVH; translated from the coding sequence ATGCCCGCAGATAATTCCGCGTTGAGGGACAAGTTCGCCGAACATCTGGCCATTGAGGTAATTTCAGTTCGTGAAGGTTACGCGAAGGTCCGGCTTAAGGTCCGTCCGCATCATTTGAACGGAGCGGAGATGGCCCACGGAGGGTTGATATTCTCCCTGTCGGATTACGCTTTTGCCCTGGCGGCCAATGCCGGTGAAGATTCCGGGCTGGCGATAAGTTCCAATATCCATTTTATCAAGGCGGCGCGACTGGATGATGAATTATACGCTGAGGCCGAGCTGGTATCCCGCAGCCGCCGGCTTGGTACATACAGGATGAACGTGGTCGATAAGGATGGCGTTCTCATGGCCACGTCCCAGTCCATGGCGTATTTCAAGCAAGGCCCGGCCGCCCGGGACGTTCATTAA